The Pedobacter roseus genome contains a region encoding:
- a CDS encoding helix-turn-helix domain-containing protein gives MQQNPVSGKKANSFSGIHIDPIQFRVAGMNDDKCKLTAYNRRDFYKISLITKGCSTLLYANRDIEISRPALVFTNPLIPYSWDAKEEDMVYDGHFCVFSEDFLHTGARMESLQDSTLFKADGNPVYLLDEEQLKYLKSIFERMQTEMDGDYVYKYELIRNYVNVIIHEAVKMQPAVAYFNPTNAASRITNLFLTLLEKQFPVDSPQDPLKLKKAGDYAERLSVHVNHLNAAIQEVTGKSTTTIINEAIIAEAKSLLLHTDWSVAEIAFSLGFEYASYFNNFFKKHTGYTPMKIRNNSLPV, from the coding sequence ATGCAGCAAAATCCGGTATCCGGCAAAAAAGCGAATTCATTTTCTGGTATCCACATCGATCCTATTCAGTTCAGGGTTGCTGGGATGAATGATGATAAATGTAAGTTAACAGCTTATAACAGGAGGGATTTTTATAAAATTTCGCTTATTACAAAAGGCTGTAGCACTTTGTTATATGCCAACCGAGATATCGAAATCAGCAGACCTGCATTGGTTTTTACCAATCCGCTAATTCCGTATTCCTGGGATGCGAAGGAAGAGGACATGGTGTATGATGGCCATTTCTGTGTTTTCAGCGAAGATTTTCTGCACACGGGTGCGCGCATGGAAAGCCTGCAGGATTCTACTTTGTTTAAAGCAGATGGAAATCCGGTTTACCTGCTGGATGAGGAACAGTTAAAATACCTTAAAAGTATTTTTGAACGCATGCAGACCGAAATGGATGGCGATTATGTTTATAAATATGAGTTGATCCGTAATTATGTGAATGTAATTATCCATGAAGCCGTAAAAATGCAGCCTGCAGTGGCCTATTTTAATCCAACTAATGCTGCTTCCAGAATCACCAACTTGTTTTTAACCCTTTTAGAAAAACAGTTTCCTGTCGATTCCCCGCAAGATCCACTTAAACTAAAAAAAGCCGGCGATTATGCCGAACGACTTTCGGTGCATGTAAACCATTTAAATGCTGCCATTCAGGAAGTAACAGGCAAATCAACCACAACCATTATCAATGAGGCCATTATTGCCGAAGCCAAATCTCTTTTGTTGCATACTGATTGGAGCGTAGCCGAGATTGCTTTCAGCCTTGGTTTTGAGTACGCTTCGTACTTTAATAATTTCTTTAAAAAACATACGGGCTATACCCCGATGAAAATCAGGAACAATTCTTTACCTGTTTAG
- a CDS encoding PQQ-dependent sugar dehydrogenase — protein sequence MIKIKYLVCVAFIIAFVFASSFTVNINRADENVFFEIDTLASNLTVPWQIVFLPDRTMLFTERPGQVRLYRNGKINEKPVLSVNDIKAETKTGLLGMVIHPAFNKNHFIYLAHNYAENNHLWLRVVRYEFKNDTLIHPKTLIEQIPAARNHTGCRLIFGPDQKLYISTGDADQPVLAQDLKTYNGKILRLNDDGSVPSDNSFVKNDTARKEIWSYGHRNPQGFAFETGTNKFYDTEHGPTGGDEVNIIEKGANYGWPVIHHQESKTGMITPFLEYTPSIGPSEAIFYKGNAFPQLKNNLLIACLRGESILRIEMDKGKVIKQEVLLKKQYGRIRSIVVGPDGYLYISTSNFDMPESKGERPYDMILRLRPSTTKNNQVAQTITSNNKTTTTAGPAMMFKQLCASCHGDKLQGSATVYSLVGGKFKHGADKQSIINNISNGIIDKGMPAWNGAISKKDIESLADYMLRAK from the coding sequence ATGATAAAAATAAAATACCTTGTTTGTGTGGCTTTTATAATTGCCTTTGTTTTTGCGAGTAGCTTTACCGTTAATATTAATAGAGCAGACGAAAACGTATTTTTTGAAATAGATACATTGGCAAGCAACCTCACTGTACCCTGGCAGATCGTGTTTTTGCCAGACCGTACCATGTTGTTTACCGAACGCCCCGGGCAGGTACGCCTTTACCGCAATGGCAAAATTAATGAAAAGCCAGTATTATCGGTAAATGATATCAAAGCCGAAACCAAAACGGGTTTATTGGGCATGGTGATTCACCCTGCTTTTAACAAAAATCATTTTATATACCTGGCCCACAATTATGCAGAGAACAACCACTTATGGCTCCGTGTAGTGCGGTACGAATTTAAAAATGACACGCTTATCCACCCTAAAACATTAATTGAACAGATTCCTGCTGCGAGGAACCATACTGGTTGCCGGTTGATTTTTGGACCCGACCAAAAATTATATATTTCCACCGGCGATGCCGATCAGCCCGTACTTGCCCAGGATTTAAAAACTTATAATGGTAAAATTTTAAGGCTAAATGATGACGGAAGTGTCCCGTCGGATAATTCTTTTGTTAAAAATGATACCGCCCGTAAAGAAATCTGGTCGTATGGGCACCGTAACCCGCAAGGTTTCGCTTTTGAAACTGGTACAAACAAATTTTATGATACAGAACATGGTCCTACAGGTGGCGATGAGGTTAATATTATTGAAAAAGGAGCCAATTATGGCTGGCCGGTAATCCATCATCAGGAAAGTAAAACAGGCATGATAACTCCATTTTTAGAGTATACGCCTTCAATTGGCCCTTCGGAGGCTATATTTTATAAAGGAAATGCTTTTCCTCAATTGAAAAATAATCTTCTTATTGCCTGTTTACGCGGCGAATCGATATTGAGGATCGAAATGGATAAAGGAAAAGTGATTAAACAGGAGGTGTTGTTAAAAAAGCAATATGGCAGGATCAGATCAATAGTGGTCGGTCCTGACGGATACCTATATATTTCAACATCAAATTTCGATATGCCCGAAAGTAAAGGCGAAAGACCTTATGATATGATCCTCAGGTTGCGTCCTTCAACTACAAAAAACAATCAGGTAGCCCAAACCATCACTTCAAACAACAAAACGACTACAACTGCTGGCCCTGCTATGATGTTTAAGCAGCTCTGCGCATCCTGCCACGGCGATAAATTACAGGGCAGTGCGACGGTTTATAGCCTTGTTGGTGGTAAATTCAAACATGGTGCAGATAAACAATCGATTATCAACAACATCAGCAATGGAATAATAGATAAAGGAATGCCCGCATGGAATGGTGCCATCAGCAAAAAGGACATCGAGAGCCTGGCTGATTATATGTTAAGGGCGAAGTGA
- a CDS encoding PQQ-dependent sugar dehydrogenase, whose product MKTTFTLVLSAIAFILISATTFNKKTYQGKAFNFLNKNKIDTPDQDRFVKVTLAQGEFTEPTEMAVLPNLDILVAQRRGEVLIYKNQTKKIKEAGKLDVYFKTSNPDVNAEEGLLGMAADPKFAVNKYIYLFYSPFDKSVNRLSRFKLVNDQIVKESEKIILEFYSQREICCHTGGSIAFGSDHLLYVSTGDNSTPFDAPKQQYVNKGYAPLDNRKGFEQYDARRSAGNTNDLRGKILRIKVNEDGTYSIPDGNLFPKNDPKARPEIYVMGDRNPYRISVDQKTNFLYWGEVGPDATNDDELRGPRGYDEVNQAKKAGNFGWPLFIGNNYPYKAYDFTNGANGNAFDPKAPINNSPNNTGLEQLPPAQPAFIWYPYGESLEFPQVGAGGRTAMAGPVYYASANSPYPAYYNGKLIIYEWVRGWVKAVTMNDKGDYQSMEPFLSKVSLAAPIDMELGPDGKLYILEYGKGWFSKNPDAAISRIDYLKGNRPPKVEKLDIVKTSGLLPYKMTANVIAKDPDGDALTYIWNLGKGITKTTTSPTLQYTYTKAGEYPVSVTVMDKSKAAAKSAVTPVFAGNEHPNVTIDLAGNKSFYFPNKPVDYKVLVSDKGSKVNNSRIYISNTYTEGTDMAGAQLGHQQAAQTMIGKALMLKSDCSTCHKESAVSIGPAFDKVAAKYKNDPKAVDYLASKVIGGSQGVWGEVPMPAHTAMKEAEVKKITEWIMTLGNKEAVKASLPTAGKIVPPAAKDKKKSVLTLKATYTDAGAPGLKPLTTTNLVNLKSNVIEADDIKNFGGFERKDVFGGEKLILSKNNGWIAIKDVDLNGISGFEFSFLNLDPGADGEIEIRLDSSNGIMIGKSTFRKSVPINMLSDGKFHSIYFIFKELKTGDKKNRPIIQSITVEPK is encoded by the coding sequence ATGAAAACAACATTTACCTTAGTGTTATCTGCCATTGCGTTTATATTAATTTCGGCGACTACATTCAACAAAAAAACTTACCAGGGCAAGGCTTTCAATTTTCTTAACAAAAATAAAATTGATACACCCGATCAGGACCGCTTCGTTAAAGTTACCCTTGCACAGGGAGAATTTACCGAACCAACAGAAATGGCCGTTCTTCCAAACCTCGATATTTTAGTGGCGCAACGCCGCGGTGAAGTATTAATTTATAAAAACCAGACTAAAAAAATTAAGGAAGCAGGCAAACTTGATGTTTACTTCAAAACCAGCAATCCTGATGTGAATGCCGAAGAAGGTTTGCTGGGTATGGCGGCCGATCCAAAATTTGCGGTAAACAAATACATTTATCTTTTTTACAGTCCTTTTGATAAATCAGTAAACCGTTTATCGAGATTTAAGCTGGTTAATGATCAGATTGTAAAAGAATCAGAAAAAATCATTTTAGAATTCTATTCTCAACGCGAAATCTGCTGCCATACCGGCGGTTCAATAGCTTTTGGATCAGATCATCTGCTTTATGTTTCAACTGGCGACAACTCCACTCCTTTTGATGCACCAAAACAACAATATGTGAACAAAGGTTATGCCCCGCTTGATAACAGAAAAGGCTTTGAACAATATGATGCCAGAAGATCGGCTGGAAACACCAACGATTTACGTGGAAAAATTTTAAGGATCAAAGTAAACGAAGACGGAACTTACAGCATTCCGGATGGTAACCTTTTTCCAAAAAATGATCCAAAGGCCAGACCAGAGATTTATGTAATGGGTGATAGAAATCCTTACCGCATTTCAGTAGATCAAAAAACCAATTTTTTATACTGGGGTGAAGTTGGTCCGGATGCCACTAATGATGATGAATTAAGGGGCCCGAGAGGTTATGACGAAGTAAACCAAGCTAAAAAGGCGGGTAATTTTGGTTGGCCGCTATTTATTGGCAATAACTACCCTTATAAAGCTTACGACTTTACCAACGGCGCAAATGGCAATGCTTTTGATCCTAAGGCACCGATTAACAATTCGCCTAATAATACCGGTTTGGAGCAGCTTCCTCCGGCACAACCAGCCTTTATCTGGTATCCTTATGGCGAGTCGTTAGAATTTCCTCAGGTAGGTGCCGGAGGACGTACGGCAATGGCTGGCCCTGTGTATTATGCCAGTGCAAACTCGCCCTACCCTGCTTATTACAACGGAAAATTGATTATTTATGAATGGGTACGCGGTTGGGTAAAAGCGGTAACCATGAACGATAAAGGCGATTACCAGAGCATGGAACCTTTTTTATCAAAAGTTTCGCTGGCTGCACCAATCGATATGGAGTTAGGTCCAGATGGAAAATTGTACATTTTAGAGTATGGCAAAGGCTGGTTCAGTAAAAATCCTGATGCTGCCATCTCAAGAATCGATTATTTAAAAGGAAACCGTCCGCCAAAAGTAGAAAAACTGGATATTGTAAAAACAAGCGGATTGCTTCCTTACAAAATGACGGCTAATGTGATCGCTAAAGATCCTGATGGAGATGCCTTAACTTATATTTGGAATTTAGGAAAAGGCATAACCAAAACCACCACTTCGCCAACCTTACAATATACCTATACAAAAGCAGGCGAATATCCGGTAAGCGTTACCGTGATGGATAAAAGTAAAGCTGCTGCAAAAAGTGCTGTAACGCCTGTTTTTGCAGGAAACGAACATCCGAACGTAACAATTGATTTAGCCGGAAATAAGAGTTTTTATTTCCCAAACAAGCCGGTTGATTACAAGGTTCTGGTTAGCGACAAAGGTTCGAAAGTAAACAATAGTCGCATCTACATCTCAAATACCTATACCGAAGGAACTGATATGGCCGGGGCACAACTGGGCCACCAGCAAGCTGCGCAAACCATGATTGGTAAAGCTTTGATGTTAAAATCGGATTGCAGTACCTGCCACAAAGAATCTGCTGTTTCTATAGGCCCTGCATTTGATAAAGTTGCGGCCAAATATAAAAACGATCCCAAAGCGGTTGATTACCTGGCTTCGAAAGTAATTGGTGGTAGCCAAGGGGTTTGGGGAGAAGTACCCATGCCGGCACACACAGCAATGAAAGAAGCTGAAGTGAAGAAAATTACCGAATGGATTATGACTTTGGGCAATAAAGAGGCTGTTAAAGCATCATTACCTACAGCTGGCAAAATTGTTCCACCAGCAGCAAAAGATAAAAAGAAATCGGTTTTAACGTTAAAAGCAACGTATACTGATGCAGGTGCTCCCGGTTTGAAGCCGTTAACAACCACCAACCTGGTGAATTTAAAAAGCAACGTGATTGAAGCTGATGACATTAAAAATTTTGGAGGCTTTGAACGAAAAGATGTGTTTGGAGGCGAAAAACTGATCTTAAGCAAAAATAATGGCTGGATAGCAATAAAAGATGTTGATTTGAACGGTATTTCTGGCTTCGAATTTTCATTCTTAAATCTAGATCCGGGTGCTGACGGGGAAATAGAAATCAGATTGGATAGTAGTAATGGTATTATGATCGGAAAATCTACTTTCAGAAAAAGTGTTCCAATTAATATGCTTTCGGATGGAAAATTCCACTCGATCTATTTTATTTTCAAAGAATTAAAAACCGGCGACAAAAAGAACCGACCGATTATTCAATCCATAACGGTAGAGCCTAAATAG
- a CDS encoding HAD family hydrolase has translation MQNIKNIIFDYGNVIFDIDFRIAQASFQKLGITDIENFFAHKAHNQLFDDFETGAISPAEFRAGIRKAANKPELTDQQIDDAWNSLLIGTIQENHDLLLQVKEKYRTFLLSNNNEIHYDWIINYLKTTFEINNYDAYFEKAYFSQHMKLRKPNSNIFEQVLKENNLNPAETLFIDDSPQHIEGAKKLGLNTLLMTEKPAQLGSFLKANGIL, from the coding sequence ATGCAAAACATTAAAAACATTATTTTCGACTACGGAAACGTTATATTTGATATCGATTTCAGAATAGCCCAGGCATCTTTTCAAAAACTGGGTATTACCGATATAGAAAATTTCTTCGCTCATAAAGCACACAATCAATTATTTGATGATTTTGAAACAGGCGCCATTTCTCCGGCTGAATTTAGGGCAGGGATCAGGAAAGCAGCCAATAAACCTGAATTAACTGATCAACAGATTGATGATGCATGGAACAGTCTTTTAATCGGTACCATTCAGGAAAACCATGATTTACTGCTTCAGGTAAAAGAAAAGTACCGCACCTTTTTATTGAGCAACAATAACGAAATCCATTACGATTGGATTATCAATTATTTGAAAACTACTTTCGAAATCAATAATTATGATGCCTATTTTGAGAAAGCTTATTTCTCACAGCACATGAAATTGCGTAAGCCCAATTCCAATATTTTTGAGCAGGTGCTAAAGGAAAACAACTTAAATCCGGCAGAAACCTTGTTTATCGATGATAGTCCACAGCATATTGAAGGTGCTAAAAAATTAGGTTTAAATACCTTATTAATGACAGAAAAACCTGCTCAATTAGGATCGTTTTTAAAAGCAAACGGAATTTTATAA
- a CDS encoding DUF962 domain-containing protein — protein MTEKKFISLKEFYPFYLSEHSNTTSRILHFIGTGLVILAFFTGFLFHNWHFFLAMPILGYGFAWVGHFFFEKNRPATFQYPGYSLASDFILFYDLLTGKQGFVVKK, from the coding sequence ATGACAGAGAAAAAGTTTATATCGTTAAAAGAATTCTACCCTTTTTACCTTTCAGAACACAGCAATACCACCTCCCGAATTCTGCATTTTATCGGAACTGGCTTAGTTATATTGGCTTTTTTTACCGGTTTTCTTTTTCATAACTGGCACTTCTTTCTGGCCATGCCCATATTAGGCTATGGTTTCGCATGGGTGGGTCATTTCTTCTTTGAGAAAAACAGGCCGGCTACATTTCAGTATCCGGGTTACAGCCTGGCAAGTGATTTTATCCTGTTTTACGATTTACTAACAGGAAAACAAGGTTTTGTTGTAAAGAAATAG
- a CDS encoding proline dehydrogenase family protein, whose product MDLVPNKQPNFDNTEIAFRQKTNQELKKAFWLFKMIGSNFLTKVGPAITNFFLNIGLPIQGAIKATIFQQFCGGETIAECNKAIEQLDKGGVGTILDYSVEGEEEEQVFDETCAEIIRTIVRADGDAKIPITVFKITGIGRFALLQKLDAKETLTATEQAEYEKVKLRCEMICKTAFDRGVPIMIDAEETWIQNTIDELALDMMRKFNRERIIVYNTYQMYRHDKLADMKADHLIAKADGFILGVKMVRGAYMEKERKRAAEMGYPSPIQPDKEASDRDYNESLRYCVDHIEEIAIVAGTHNEDSSRLLTYLLEEKNIRHNHPHVYFAQLLGMSDNLSFNLADSDYNVAKYVPYGPIKAVMPYLFRRAQENTSVAGQTGRELGLIERELKRRKL is encoded by the coding sequence ATGGATTTAGTCCCCAATAAACAACCAAATTTTGACAATACGGAAATTGCGTTCCGTCAAAAAACGAATCAGGAACTGAAAAAAGCATTTTGGCTTTTTAAAATGATCGGCAGTAATTTCCTCACTAAAGTTGGTCCGGCCATTACAAACTTTTTCTTAAATATTGGGCTGCCTATCCAGGGCGCAATTAAAGCCACCATTTTTCAACAGTTTTGTGGCGGCGAAACCATTGCCGAGTGTAATAAAGCCATCGAGCAGCTGGATAAAGGCGGCGTGGGCACCATTTTAGATTATTCGGTTGAAGGAGAAGAAGAAGAGCAGGTTTTTGATGAAACTTGTGCTGAAATTATCCGTACGATTGTTCGTGCAGATGGCGATGCTAAAATTCCGATCACCGTTTTTAAAATAACAGGTATTGGCCGTTTTGCATTATTGCAGAAACTGGATGCCAAAGAAACTTTAACCGCTACCGAACAGGCAGAATACGAAAAGGTAAAACTGCGCTGCGAAATGATCTGTAAAACGGCTTTTGATAGAGGCGTGCCGATTATGATCGATGCGGAAGAAACCTGGATCCAGAATACCATTGATGAACTGGCTTTAGATATGATGCGTAAATTTAATCGCGAACGCATTATTGTGTACAATACTTACCAAATGTACCGTCATGATAAACTGGCTGATATGAAGGCCGACCATTTAATTGCCAAAGCTGATGGCTTTATTTTGGGGGTTAAAATGGTTCGTGGTGCATATATGGAAAAAGAACGTAAACGCGCTGCAGAAATGGGTTATCCTTCGCCGATTCAGCCTGATAAAGAAGCTTCTGACCGTGATTATAACGAATCATTACGCTACTGTGTAGATCATATTGAAGAAATTGCCATTGTTGCCGGAACACATAATGAAGATAGCAGCCGTTTACTGACCTATCTTTTGGAAGAAAAAAATATCAGGCATAACCACCCGCACGTTTACTTTGCACAATTATTGGGCATGAGCGATAATTTAAGCTTTAACCTGGCTGATTCTGATTATAATGTGGCCAAATACGTGCCTTACGGGCCGATTAAAGCGGTAATGCCTTATTTGTTCAGAAGAGCACAAGAAAATACTTCAGTTGCCGGACAAACAGGCCGTGAATTAGGTTTGATTGAAAGAGAATTGAAAAGAAGAAAACTGTAG
- a CDS encoding RNA-binding S4 domain-containing protein, whose translation MIQFKLEGEFIPLIQLLKATGLVGTGGDAQAAVMDGLVKCNGEVEFRKRYKVRVGDIITFEQDKIEVI comes from the coding sequence ATGATACAATTCAAATTAGAAGGCGAATTTATTCCACTAATCCAGCTGCTAAAAGCGACAGGTTTGGTTGGCACTGGTGGCGATGCGCAGGCTGCCGTAATGGATGGTTTGGTAAAATGCAACGGCGAAGTAGAGTTTCGCAAACGCTACAAAGTCAGAGTTGGCGATATCATCACTTTTGAACAAGATAAAATCGAAGTAATTTAA
- the aroB gene encoding 3-dehydroquinate synthase, whose product METLTSAGHSLYFESNLDALKTLLESNKYSKVFVLADEHTSEICLPLFQSLLDDFSEFDLIETSAGEENKNIDFCIGIWKTLLDFEADRKSLMINLGGGVITDMGGFIASTYKRGIDFINVPTTLLSQVDASVGGKTGIDIDNVKNMVGTFTLPQMVFIETAFLKTLPERELLSGFAEMIKHGLIYDKPYYEKLKASNYLIPAAEDIYRSVEIKNEVVTIDPHEKNLRKILNFGHTIGHAVEGYSLANDENPLTHGEAIAIGFICEAALSIKNSTLTKEELNDISGYILSLYPKYHIKKESFDTLFELMQSDKKNEDGNILFSLLEKTGKCTFNCRVSTANILSSLDYYNSL is encoded by the coding sequence ATGGAAACCTTAACGAGCGCAGGCCATTCGCTTTATTTCGAAAGCAATTTAGACGCCTTAAAAACACTTTTAGAAAGCAACAAGTACAGTAAAGTTTTTGTACTTGCTGATGAACATACCAGCGAAATCTGTTTACCTCTTTTTCAATCGCTTTTAGACGATTTCTCTGAATTTGACCTGATCGAAACTTCAGCAGGCGAAGAAAATAAAAATATTGATTTTTGTATCGGCATCTGGAAAACCCTTCTGGATTTTGAAGCCGACCGCAAAAGTTTGATGATCAATCTGGGCGGTGGCGTAATTACCGATATGGGCGGGTTTATTGCTTCTACCTACAAAAGAGGGATCGATTTTATCAATGTACCTACTACCCTATTATCGCAGGTTGATGCCTCGGTAGGTGGTAAAACCGGAATTGATATCGATAATGTTAAAAATATGGTGGGTACTTTTACCCTGCCACAGATGGTCTTTATCGAAACCGCATTCCTAAAAACATTGCCAGAGCGTGAACTTTTATCAGGTTTTGCTGAAATGATTAAACACGGTTTGATTTATGACAAACCATATTACGAAAAGTTAAAAGCCAGCAATTACCTTATTCCTGCTGCTGAAGATATTTACCGTTCGGTAGAAATTAAAAACGAAGTGGTAACCATCGATCCGCATGAAAAAAACCTTCGGAAAATTTTAAACTTTGGTCATACCATTGGGCATGCTGTTGAGGGCTACTCTCTGGCAAACGACGAAAATCCGTTAACGCACGGCGAAGCCATTGCCATCGGTTTTATTTGTGAGGCGGCATTATCGATCAAAAACAGTACGTTAACGAAAGAAGAACTGAACGACATCAGTGGCTATATCTTATCGTTATATCCTAAATATCACATTAAAAAAGAAAGTTTCGATACCCTTTTTGAATTGATGCAGAGTGATAAAAAGAATGAAGACGGCAATATCCTCTTCTCACTTTTAGAAAAAACTGGCAAATGCACGTTTAACTGCCGTGTAAGCACAGCCAATATTTTAAGCAGTTTAGATTATTATAACAGTTTATAA
- a CDS encoding sterol desaturase family protein, producing MNFTGSDISVIGLFGFVIVLTLVEMYFSYQHDRKLYTKRDTWTNIYLMTAAVVINLATKTGTFFLLAYCYQFRLFQIPNVWVYWLVLILAQDFLYWFLHTVGHYVRFFWAMHVTHHSSEHFNLTTGFRSTVFEPMYRVFFYLPLAFMGFTAVDILFAYLVTQIYGNLVHTQYNIKFPKWYEYIFVTPSHHRVHHASNVRYLDKNMGMVLILWDRWFGTFQEELPEDVVKYGLTTQPKDTGPVNIIFHEFIALTADVKKAPTFMDKVKYIFNPPGWSHDGSTKIAKIMQQELREEEKRKYEDLQQEKVKGLNDRGELSSTG from the coding sequence ATGAATTTTACCGGAAGTGATATTTCTGTAATCGGGCTTTTTGGTTTCGTAATCGTTTTAACCCTGGTTGAAATGTATTTCAGTTATCAGCACGACAGAAAATTATATACCAAACGCGATACCTGGACGAATATTTACCTGATGACGGCGGCAGTTGTAATCAACCTGGCCACAAAAACAGGTACATTTTTCTTATTGGCTTATTGCTACCAGTTCCGTTTGTTCCAGATTCCTAACGTTTGGGTATATTGGTTAGTGTTAATTTTGGCACAGGATTTTCTGTACTGGTTTTTACATACCGTTGGCCATTACGTCCGCTTTTTCTGGGCGATGCACGTTACGCACCACTCATCAGAACATTTTAACCTCACAACAGGATTCCGTTCTACCGTTTTCGAACCCATGTACCGCGTATTCTTTTACCTGCCTCTGGCATTTATGGGTTTTACCGCAGTTGATATCCTTTTTGCCTACCTGGTTACCCAGATTTATGGGAATTTGGTTCATACACAGTATAATATTAAGTTCCCTAAGTGGTACGAATATATCTTTGTTACACCATCGCACCACCGGGTGCACCACGCCAGCAACGTACGGTATTTAGATAAAAACATGGGTATGGTTTTAATCCTATGGGACAGGTGGTTTGGTACTTTCCAGGAAGAATTGCCTGAGGATGTAGTGAAATATGGCTTAACCACACAACCAAAAGATACCGGACCCGTAAATATTATTTTCCATGAATTTATTGCTTTAACAGCCGATGTTAAAAAGGCGCCTACCTTTATGGATAAAGTAAAATACATTTTCAATCCACCGGGATGGAGCCATGATGGAAGCACCAAGATTGCAAAGATTATGCAGCAGGAATTGCGTGAAGAGGAAAAGAGAAAATACGAAGATCTGCAACAAGAAAAAGTAAAAGGACTTAACGATCGGGGAGAATTAAGTTCTACAGGATAA